The following are encoded in a window of Hypanus sabinus isolate sHypSab1 unplaced genomic scaffold, sHypSab1.hap1 scaffold_131, whole genome shotgun sequence genomic DNA:
- the LOC132386787 gene encoding N-acetyllactosaminide beta-1,3-N-acetylglucosaminyltransferase 3-like, which produces MSGHWRFYEKVVLGVVITLRLLFVFWDNDQRREIDVAESVHRNDLPKVVTADATESVLKPKCHANTTLLHLSSFHQEKEHIKNLLMYKHCREFDMIQNVPDKCGGREESQNVFLLLVIKSHPFNQDRREMIRKTWGREREFNGVLIKRVFISGVSPDQKESRKLNQLLAMENREHRDILQWDFLDTFFNLTLKQYKLLQWVSEFCPSAKFIFNGDDDVFANTDNMVDYLLDMKVHQHLFVGRLIYGFGPKRQKTSKYYVPEIVTTIKSYPPYIGGAGILMSVYTAHIIFHIAQDLELYPIDDVFLGMCLAKAGLAPHSHSGFRTAGVRVPSTQDESFNPCYYRELLLVHRFRPFELLLMWDAVHDANLKCARAPQESASTERTT; this is translated from the coding sequence ATGAGCGGACATTGGCGATTCTATGAGAAAGTAGTGCTGGGTGTTGTTATTACTCTGAGATTGTTATTCGTGTTCTGGGATAATGACCAACGTCGAGAGATTGATGTTGCAGAATCTGTTCATCGCAATGACCTGCCCAAGGTTGTTACAGCTGATGCAACTGAATCAGTGCTCAAGCCAAAGTGCCACGCGAACACGACATTGCTGCACCTGTCCTCATTTCATCAAGAGAAAGAGCACATAAAAAACTTATTGATGTATAAACACTGTCGAGAATTTGACATGATTCAAAATGTTCCAGACAAATGTGGTGGTCGAGAAGAATCTCAGAATGTCTTCCTGCTCCTGGTCATCAAATCTCACCCTTTCAACCAGGATCGGCGGGAAATGATAAGGAAGACCTGGGGCAGAGAACGCGAATTCAATGGGGTCCTAATTAAGAGAGTCTTTATTTCTGGTGTCTCTCCTGACCAAAAAGAAAGTAGGAAATTGAATCAGCTGTTAGCCATggaaaacagagaacacagagataTCCTACAATGGGATTTCTTGGATACCTTTTTCAACCTCACCCTCAAACAATACAAGTTGCTGCAGTGGGTCAGTGAATTTTGCCCCAGTGCTAAATTCATCTTCAATGGAGATGATGATGTCTTTGCCAATACCGATAACATGGTTGATTACTTGCTAGACATGAAGGttcaccaacacctgtttgtggGCCGTCTCATTTATGGGTTTGGACCCAAACGCCAGAAGACGAGCAAGTATTATGTGCCAGAAATAGTGACCACCATCAAGTCGTACCCACCATACATTGGTGGAGCGGGCATACTTATGTCTGTGTATACAGCTCACATCATTTTCCACATAGCCCAAGACCTTGAACTataccccattgatgatgtattttTGGGGATGTGTCTGGCCAAGGCTGGACTAGCCCCACACTCCCATAGCGGATTTAGGACAGCTGGAGTCAGGGTTCCTTCAACCCAAGATGAATCTTTCAATCCTTGCTATTACCGTGAGTTGCTGCTAGTGCACCGTTTTCGGCCTTTCGAACTGCTACTGATGTGGGATGCGGTGCATGATGCCAATCTGAAGTGTGCTCGTGCTCCCCAGGAGTCTGCATCCACGGAAAGGACCACATGA